Proteins from a genomic interval of Harpia harpyja isolate bHarHar1 chromosome 9, bHarHar1 primary haplotype, whole genome shotgun sequence:
- the LOC128145749 gene encoding carbohydrate sulfotransferase 5-like isoform X7 has translation MHVSFFYFFSSVRMARIRIPSTIVILFVTVQTGFLLFMYARYSNFMPQSEEKPSQVHVLILSSWRSGSSFVGQLFSQHPSVFYLMEPAWHVWVTMYQNSAKVLHMAVRDLVRSVFLCDMSVFDAYMPWKRNLSDLFQWAVSRALCSAPACDSFQRTDITSEMACKTLCGRYPFSKVEEACKTYSHVVIKEVRFFDLKVLYPLLTDPSLNLKIIHLVRDPRAVVKSREQSVKALARDNGIVLSTNGTKVEDSKYKVMQEICRSHVQIYETATLKPPNFLKDRYLMIRFEDLVRDPLSEISEMYKFADLSLTPMLKSWIYNITHGQGPGKKKEAFRITSRDAVSVSQAWRNVLSFQKIKKIQEVCKGAINMLGYQLVDSEKEQRDLSLDLVLPRRQNQFSWSSFNPKH, from the exons ATGCACGTGAG ctttttttatttcttttcctcggTGAGAATGGCAAGGATTCGGATTCCTAGCACAATCGTTATACTTTTTGTTACAGTTCAGACTGGATTCTTACTCTTCATGTATGCCCGGTACAGTAACTTCATGCCTCAGTCTGAGGAGAAACCATCTCAAGTCCACGTCCTCATTCTCTCCTCCTGGCGGTCGGGATCTTCTTTTGTCGGTCAACTTTTCAGCCAGCACCCCAGCGTCTTCTACCTGATGGAGCCCGCGTGGCATGTGTGGGTTACGATGTACCAGAACAGTGCCAAGGTCTTGCACATGGCAGTGCGGGACCTAGTCAGGTCGGTCTTTCTGTGTGACATGTCTGTATTTGATGCTTACATGCCTTGGAAAAGAAACTTATCTGATCTTTTCCAGTGGGCAGTGAGTCGGGCTCTGTGTTCAGCTCCTGCTTGTGACTCCTTTCAACGTACTGATATAACCAGTGAAATGGCATGCAAGACTCTTTGTGGACGGTACCCATTCAGCAAGGTGGAGGAAGCCTGTAAGACTTACAGCCATGTTGTCATCAAGGAGGTTCGATTCTTTGACTTGAAGGTCCTCTACCCCCTTCTCACTGATCCATCCCTGAATCTCAAAATCATTCACTTGGTCCGTGACCCCAGGGCAGTCGTCAAGTCACGGGAACAATCGGTCAAAGCATTAGCCCGTGACAATGGAATTGTTTTGAGTACCAATGGCACTAAAGTGGAAGACAGCAAATACAAAGTAATGCAAGAGATTTGTAGAAGTCATGTTCAGATTTATGAAACGGCTACTCTAAAACCACCTAATTTCCTTAAAGATCGCTATTTAATGATCCGTTTTGAAGATCTGGTCAGAGATCCATTATCAGAAATCTCAGAAATGTATAAATTTGCAGATCTTAGTTTGACCCCCATGCTCAAAAGCTGGATCTATAATATCACACATGGACAgggaccaggaaaaaaaaaagaagccttcagAATCACATCTCGAGATGCAGTTAGTGTTTCACAGGCCTGGAGAAATGTTCTTTCCTtccagaaaattaagaaaatacaggAAGTTTGCAAAGGTGCTATAAATATGCTTGGCTATCAGCTGGTGgattcagaaaaagaacagagagatCTGTCATTGGATTTAGTATTGCCAAGACGACAAAATCAATTCAGTTGGTCATCATTTAATCCAAAGCACTGA